A region of Arabidopsis thaliana chromosome 5, partial sequence DNA encodes the following proteins:
- the STR18 gene encoding sulfurtransferase 18 (sulfurtransferase 18 (STR18); FUNCTIONS IN: thiosulfate sulfurtransferase activity; INVOLVED IN: aging; LOCATED IN: cytoplasm; EXPRESSED IN: 22 plant structures; EXPRESSED DURING: 11 growth stages; CONTAINS InterPro DOMAIN/s: Rhodanese-like (InterPro:IPR001763); BEST Arabidopsis thaliana protein match is: Rhodanese/Cell cycle control phosphatase superfamily protein (TAIR:AT2G17850.1).) gives MSQSISSSTKAEEVVSVDVSQAKTLLQSGHQYLDVRTQDEFRRGHCEAAKIVNIPYMLNTPQGRVKNQEFLEQVSSLLNPADDILVGCQSGARSLKATTELVAAGYKKVRNVGGGYLAWVDHSFPINTEEEEPSAN, from the exons atgtctCAATCAATCTCCTCCAGCACAAAGGCAGAAGAAGTTGTTAGTGTAGATGTGAGCCAAGCCAAGACTCTCCTCCAGTCTGGGCATCAATATCTTGACGTTAG GACTCAGGACGAGTTTAGGAGAGGCCATTGTGAGGCAGCTAAGATCGTCAACATTCCCTACATGCTCAACACACCTCAAG GTAGAGTGAAGAATCAAGAGTTCTTGGAGCAAGTATCTTCTCTTCTAAACCCAGCTGATGATATCCTTGTG GGTTGTCAGAGTGGAGCCAGATCCTTAAAAGCCACAACTGAACTTGTTGCTGCA gGTTACAAGAAAGTGAGAAACGTGGGAGGTGGCTACTTGGCTTGGGTGGATCACAGCTTTCCCATCAAcacggaggaggaggagccaTCTGCTAATTAA
- a CDS encoding S-adenosyl-L-methionine-dependent methyltransferases superfamily protein (S-adenosyl-L-methionine-dependent methyltransferases superfamily protein; LOCATED IN: cellular_component unknown; EXPRESSED IN: 22 plant structures; EXPRESSED DURING: 13 growth stages; CONTAINS InterPro DOMAIN/s: Bacterial Fmu (Sun)/eukaryotic nucleolar NOL1/Nop2p (InterPro:IPR001678); Has 8458 Blast hits to 6982 proteins in 2152 species: Archae - 444; Bacteria - 6084; Metazoa - 538; Fungi - 249; Plants - 190; Viruses - 0; Other Eukaryotes - 953 (source: NCBI BLink).) yields MALILQSILTEIQFHVMLKPGFEDAFEEIESEINCKLEKVNWLPGFYSIPPDVHIARTKAYQQGMMYGIDAASGAAVSALGISPGDHVLDLCAAPGAKLCMMLDLLGQKGTATGVDVARHRLAACRTMLLKYGLAERSRLFLADGTTFSVPPTRNLPCESCVDDHEDTFKQWTSRRPYKERKQEAKARKNSVLPQNGQAEIIFYGQGSGVIGLKKNELYRSLDQNDYASYGYDKVLVDAECTHDGSIKHIQKFEQWGWKTLERRVLDAERTDTNLKALQLNLLRNGFRLLKEAGTLVYSTCSLTHAQNEDVVDQFLSENFSAELQEIEMAKDWPCRSGRTPKTLRFDPSTSATSGLFVAKIRKLPPNEAKKNVL; encoded by the exons ATGGCCTTGATCCTTCAATCTATACTCACGGAGATTCAATTCCACGTTAT GTTGAAACCTGGATTCGAGGATGCTTTCGAAGAGATTGAATCCGAAATTAACTGTAAACTGGAGAAGGTGAATTGGTTACCAGGATTTTACTCCATCCCTCCAGATGTTCATATAGCCAGAACCAAGGCCTATCAGCAAGGCATG ATGTACGGAATCGATGCAGCTTCCGGTGCCGCTGTCTCAGCTCTTGGTATCTCCCCAGGAGACCATGTCTTGGATCTTTGTGCTGCTCCTG GTGCTAAACTATGTATGATGCTTGACCTACTGGGTCAGAAGGGTACTGCCACCGGTGTCGATGTTGCAAGGCATCGTCTTGCTGCCTGCAGAACTATGCTTCTAAAGTATGGGCTTGCTGAAAGGAGCCGGCTTTTTCTTGCTGATGGAACCACTTTCTCAGTCCCACCAACCAGAAACCTACCAT GTGAGTCATGTGTGGACGATCATGAAGACACATTCAAGCAGTGGACCTCCCGTAGACCTTacaaagaaaggaaacaaGAAGCTAAGGCAAGGAAGAATTCTGTTTTGCCGCAGAATGGACAGGCAGAAATTATTTTCTACGGACAGGGTTCTGGAGTAATCGGGCTAAAAAAGAATGAACTTTATAGATCCCTTGACCAAAATGATTATGCATCTTATGGGTATGATAAG GTTCTTGTGGACGCAGAGTGCACACACGATGGTTCGATCAAACATATCCAGAAATTTGAGCAATGGGGTTGGAAAACTCTGGAACGCCGTGTTCTGGATGCTGAGAGAACCGATACAAACTTAAAAGCTCTTCAG TTGAATCTACTGAGAAATGGATTCAGATTGTTGAAAGAAGCTGGCACTCTAGTGTACAGCACCTGCAG TTTGACGCATGCCCAAAACGAAGATGTGGTGGATCAGTTCCTTTCTGAAAATTTCTCTGCAG AGCTACAAGAGATTGAAATGGCCAAGGATTGGCCGTGTAGAAGTGGTCGCACGCCTAAGACACTGCGGTTTGATCCTTCCACCTCAGCAACCAGCGGCCTTTTCGTTGCAAAAATCAGGAAATTGCCACCCAACGAAGCAAAGAAGAATGTGTTGTGA
- the STR18 gene encoding sulfurtransferase 18 (sulfurtransferase 18 (STR18); CONTAINS InterPro DOMAIN/s: Rhodanese-like (InterPro:IPR001763); BEST Arabidopsis thaliana protein match is: Rhodanese/Cell cycle control phosphatase superfamily protein (TAIR:AT2G17850.1); Has 200 Blast hits to 200 proteins in 47 species: Archae - 2; Bacteria - 43; Metazoa - 0; Fungi - 0; Plants - 144; Viruses - 0; Other Eukaryotes - 11 (source: NCBI BLink).), producing the protein MSQSISSSTKAEEVVSVDVSQAKTLLQSGHQYLDVRTQDEFRRGHCEAAKIVNIPYMLNTPQGRVKNQEFLEQVSSLLNPADDILVGCQSGARSLKATTELVAAVRLQESEKRGRWLLGLGGSQLSHQHGGGGAIC; encoded by the exons atgtctCAATCAATCTCCTCCAGCACAAAGGCAGAAGAAGTTGTTAGTGTAGATGTGAGCCAAGCCAAGACTCTCCTCCAGTCTGGGCATCAATATCTTGACGTTAG GACTCAGGACGAGTTTAGGAGAGGCCATTGTGAGGCAGCTAAGATCGTCAACATTCCCTACATGCTCAACACACCTCAAG GTAGAGTGAAGAATCAAGAGTTCTTGGAGCAAGTATCTTCTCTTCTAAACCCAGCTGATGATATCCTTGTG GGTTGTCAGAGTGGAGCCAGATCCTTAAAAGCCACAACTGAACTTGTTGCTGCAGTAA gGTTACAAGAAAGTGAGAAACGTGGGAGGTGGCTACTTGGCTTGGGTGGATCACAGCTTTCCCATCAAcacggaggaggaggagccaTCTGCTAA
- the RMR1 gene encoding receptor homology region transmembrane domain ring H2 motif protein 1 (receptor homology region transmembrane domain ring H2 motif protein 1 (RMR1); FUNCTIONS IN: peptidase activity, zinc ion binding; INVOLVED IN: intracellular protein transport; LOCATED IN: extrinsic to vacuolar membrane; EXPRESSED IN: 19 plant structures; EXPRESSED DURING: 11 growth stages; CONTAINS InterPro DOMAIN/s: Protease-associated PA (InterPro:IPR003137), Zinc finger, RING-type (InterPro:IPR001841), Zinc finger, C3HC4 RING-type (InterPro:IPR018957); BEST Arabidopsis thaliana protein match is: Protease-associated (PA) RING/U-box zinc finger family protein (TAIR:AT1G71980.1); Has 1807 Blast hits to 1807 proteins in 277 species: Archae - 0; Bacteria - 0; Metazoa - 736; Fungi - 347; Plants - 385; Viruses - 0; Other Eukaryotes - 339 (source: NCBI BLink).) gives MRLVVSSCLLVAAPFLSSLLRVSLATVVLNSISASFADLPAKFDGSVTKNGICGALYVADPLDGCSPLLHAAASNWTQHRTTKFALIIRGECSFEDKLLNAQNSGFQAVIVYDNIDNEDLIVMKVNPQDITVDAVFVSNVAGEILRKYARGRDGECCLNPPDRGSAWTVLAISFFSLLLIVTFLLIAFFAPRHWTQWRGRHTRTIRLDAKLVHTLPCFTFTDSAHHKAGETCAICLEDYRFGESLRLLPCQHAFHLNCIDSWLTKWGTSCPVCKHDIRTETMSSEVHKRESPRTDTSTSRFAFAQSSQSR, from the exons atgagactCGTCGTCTCAAGCTGTCTACTAGTTGCAGCTccttttctctcctctctgtTACGAGTCTCACTCGCCACTGTTGTCCTCAATTCCATCTCCGCCTCTTTTGCCGATCTCCCAGCCAAATTTG ACGGCTCCGTGACCAAAAACGGAATCTGTGGAGCTCTATACGTCGCAGATCCTCTCGACGGTTGCTCACCGCTTCTCCACGCCGCCGCATCCAACTGGACGCAACACAGAACTACTAAGTTCGCTTTGATAATCAGAGGCGAATGTTCTTTTGAGGATAAGCTGCTCAATGCCCAGAACTCAGGTTTTCAAGCTGTGATTGTCTATGACAACATTGACAACGAAGATCTCATCGTCA TGAAGGTGAACCCTCAGGACATTACAGTTGATGCAGTCTTCGTTTCAAATGTCGCCGGTGAGATTTTGAGAAAGTACGCGAGAGGCCGAGATGGTGAATGCTGCCTTAATCCGCCAGACAGAGGGAGCGCTTGGACTGTGTTGgccatctccttcttctctctccttcttaTAGTCACTTTCCTGTTGATTGCCTTCTTTGCACCCAGACACTGGACCCAATGGCGAGGGAGGCACACCAGGACCATCAGGTTAGATGCAAAGCTCGTCCACACACTCCCCTGCTTCACCTTCACTGATTCTGCTCACCACAAGGCCGGGGAAACATGTGCTATATGTCTCGAGGATTACAGATTTGGAGAAAGCCTCAGACTTCTCCCCTGCCAACATG CTTTTCACTTGAATTGCATCGACTCTTGGTTGACAAAATGGGGTACATCTTGCCCTGTGTGCAAGCATGACATAAGAACCGAGACTATGTCTTCTGAG GTACATAAACGAGAGAGTCCGAGAACAGATACAAGTACGAGTAGATTTGCCTTTGCCCAATCCAGTCAAAGCCGTTAG
- the STR18 gene encoding sulfurtransferase 18 (sulfurtransferase 18 (STR18); CONTAINS InterPro DOMAIN/s: Rhodanese-like (InterPro:IPR001763); BEST Arabidopsis thaliana protein match is: Rhodanese/Cell cycle control phosphatase superfamily protein (TAIR:AT2G17850.1); Has 1280 Blast hits to 1276 proteins in 450 species: Archae - 27; Bacteria - 889; Metazoa - 24; Fungi - 9; Plants - 170; Viruses - 0; Other Eukaryotes - 161 (source: NCBI BLink).) codes for MSQSISSSTKAEEVVSVDVSQAKTLLQSGHQYLDVRTQDEFRRGHCEAAKIVNIPYMLNTPQGRVKNQEFLEQVSSLLNPADDILVGCQSGARSLKATTELVAAVSGYKKVRNVGGGYLAWVDHSFPINTEEEEPSAN; via the exons atgtctCAATCAATCTCCTCCAGCACAAAGGCAGAAGAAGTTGTTAGTGTAGATGTGAGCCAAGCCAAGACTCTCCTCCAGTCTGGGCATCAATATCTTGACGTTAG GACTCAGGACGAGTTTAGGAGAGGCCATTGTGAGGCAGCTAAGATCGTCAACATTCCCTACATGCTCAACACACCTCAAG GTAGAGTGAAGAATCAAGAGTTCTTGGAGCAAGTATCTTCTCTTCTAAACCCAGCTGATGATATCCTTGTG GGTTGTCAGAGTGGAGCCAGATCCTTAAAAGCCACAACTGAACTTGTTGCTGCAGTAAGT gGTTACAAGAAAGTGAGAAACGTGGGAGGTGGCTACTTGGCTTGGGTGGATCACAGCTTTCCCATCAAcacggaggaggaggagccaTCTGCTAATTAA
- a CDS encoding S-adenosyl-L-methionine-dependent methyltransferases superfamily protein (S-adenosyl-L-methionine-dependent methyltransferases superfamily protein; LOCATED IN: cellular_component unknown; EXPRESSED IN: 22 plant structures; EXPRESSED DURING: 13 growth stages; CONTAINS InterPro DOMAIN/s: Bacterial Fmu (Sun)/eukaryotic nucleolar NOL1/Nop2p (InterPro:IPR001678); Has 2637 Blast hits to 2540 proteins in 1031 species: Archae - 209; Bacteria - 1812; Metazoa - 180; Fungi - 59; Plants - 92; Viruses - 0; Other Eukaryotes - 285 (source: NCBI BLink).), protein MEETSKLQLPESFLSFLEANGLDPSIYTHGDSIPRYVRLKPGFEDAFEEIESEINCKLEKVNWLPGFYSIPPDVHIARTKAYQQGMMYGIDAASGAAVSALGISPGDHVLDLCAAPGAKLCMMLDLLGQKGTATGVDVARHRLAACRTMLLKYGLAERSRLFLADGTTFSVPPTRNLPCESCVDDHEDTFKQWTSRRPYKERKQEAKARKNSVLPQNGQAEIIFYGQGSGVIGLKKNELYRSLDQNDYASYGYDKVLVDAECTHDGSIKHIQKFEQWGWKTLERRVLDAERTDTNLKALQLNLLRNGFRLLKEAGTLVYSTCR, encoded by the exons ATGGAAGAAACGTCCAAGCTACAGTTACCGGAGAGTTTCCTTAGCTTTCTAGAGGCGAATGGCCTTGATCCTTCAATCTATACTCACGGAGATTCAATTCCACGTTATGTAAG GTTGAAACCTGGATTCGAGGATGCTTTCGAAGAGATTGAATCCGAAATTAACTGTAAACTGGAGAAGGTGAATTGGTTACCAGGATTTTACTCCATCCCTCCAGATGTTCATATAGCCAGAACCAAGGCCTATCAGCAAGGCATG ATGTACGGAATCGATGCAGCTTCCGGTGCCGCTGTCTCAGCTCTTGGTATCTCCCCAGGAGACCATGTCTTGGATCTTTGTGCTGCTCCTG GTGCTAAACTATGTATGATGCTTGACCTACTGGGTCAGAAGGGTACTGCCACCGGTGTCGATGTTGCAAGGCATCGTCTTGCTGCCTGCAGAACTATGCTTCTAAAGTATGGGCTTGCTGAAAGGAGCCGGCTTTTTCTTGCTGATGGAACCACTTTCTCAGTCCCACCAACCAGAAACCTACCAT GTGAGTCATGTGTGGACGATCATGAAGACACATTCAAGCAGTGGACCTCCCGTAGACCTTacaaagaaaggaaacaaGAAGCTAAGGCAAGGAAGAATTCTGTTTTGCCGCAGAATGGACAGGCAGAAATTATTTTCTACGGACAGGGTTCTGGAGTAATCGGGCTAAAAAAGAATGAACTTTATAGATCCCTTGACCAAAATGATTATGCATCTTATGGGTATGATAAG GTTCTTGTGGACGCAGAGTGCACACACGATGGTTCGATCAAACATATCCAGAAATTTGAGCAATGGGGTTGGAAAACTCTGGAACGCCGTGTTCTGGATGCTGAGAGAACCGATACAAACTTAAAAGCTCTTCAG TTGAATCTACTGAGAAATGGATTCAGATTGTTGAAAGAAGCTGGCACTCTAGTGTACAGCACCTGCAGGTGA
- a CDS encoding S-adenosyl-L-methionine-dependent methyltransferases superfamily protein (S-adenosyl-L-methionine-dependent methyltransferases superfamily protein; CONTAINS InterPro DOMAIN/s: Bacterial Fmu (Sun)/eukaryotic nucleolar NOL1/Nop2p (InterPro:IPR001678); Has 8827 Blast hits to 7075 proteins in 2181 species: Archae - 455; Bacteria - 6424; Metazoa - 542; Fungi - 251; Plants - 202; Viruses - 0; Other Eukaryotes - 953 (source: NCBI BLink).), whose amino-acid sequence MEETSKLQLPESFLSFLEANGLDPSIYTHGDSIPRYVRLKPGFEDAFEEIESEINCKLEKVNWLPGFYSIPPDVHIARTKAYQQGMMYGIDAASGAAVSALGISPGDHVLDLCAAPGAKLCMMLDLLGQKGTATGVDVARHRLAACRTMLLKYGLAERSRLFLADGTTFSVPPTRNLPCESCVDDHEDTFKQWTSRRPYKERKQEAKARKNSVLPQNGQAEIIFYGQGSGVIGLKKNELYRSLDQNDYASYGYDKVLVDAECTHDGSIKHIQKFEQWGWKTLERRVLDAERTDTNLKALQLNLLRNGFRLLKEAGTLVYSTCSLTHAQNEDVVDQFLSENFSAELQEIEMAKDWPCRSGRTPKTLRFDPSTSATSGLFVAKIRKLPPNEAKKNVL is encoded by the exons ATGGAAGAAACGTCCAAGCTACAGTTACCGGAGAGTTTCCTTAGCTTTCTAGAGGCGAATGGCCTTGATCCTTCAATCTATACTCACGGAGATTCAATTCCACGTTATGTAAG GTTGAAACCTGGATTCGAGGATGCTTTCGAAGAGATTGAATCCGAAATTAACTGTAAACTGGAGAAGGTGAATTGGTTACCAGGATTTTACTCCATCCCTCCAGATGTTCATATAGCCAGAACCAAGGCCTATCAGCAAGGCATG ATGTACGGAATCGATGCAGCTTCCGGTGCCGCTGTCTCAGCTCTTGGTATCTCCCCAGGAGACCATGTCTTGGATCTTTGTGCTGCTCCTG GTGCTAAACTATGTATGATGCTTGACCTACTGGGTCAGAAGGGTACTGCCACCGGTGTCGATGTTGCAAGGCATCGTCTTGCTGCCTGCAGAACTATGCTTCTAAAGTATGGGCTTGCTGAAAGGAGCCGGCTTTTTCTTGCTGATGGAACCACTTTCTCAGTCCCACCAACCAGAAACCTACCAT GTGAGTCATGTGTGGACGATCATGAAGACACATTCAAGCAGTGGACCTCCCGTAGACCTTacaaagaaaggaaacaaGAAGCTAAGGCAAGGAAGAATTCTGTTTTGCCGCAGAATGGACAGGCAGAAATTATTTTCTACGGACAGGGTTCTGGAGTAATCGGGCTAAAAAAGAATGAACTTTATAGATCCCTTGACCAAAATGATTATGCATCTTATGGGTATGATAAG GTTCTTGTGGACGCAGAGTGCACACACGATGGTTCGATCAAACATATCCAGAAATTTGAGCAATGGGGTTGGAAAACTCTGGAACGCCGTGTTCTGGATGCTGAGAGAACCGATACAAACTTAAAAGCTCTTCAG TTGAATCTACTGAGAAATGGATTCAGATTGTTGAAAGAAGCTGGCACTCTAGTGTACAGCACCTGCAG TTTGACGCATGCCCAAAACGAAGATGTGGTGGATCAGTTCCTTTCTGAAAATTTCTCTGCAG AGCTACAAGAGATTGAAATGGCCAAGGATTGGCCGTGTAGAAGTGGTCGCACGCCTAAGACACTGCGGTTTGATCCTTCCACCTCAGCAACCAGCGGCCTTTTCGTTGCAAAAATCAGGAAATTGCCACCCAACGAAGCAAAGAAGAATGTGTTGTGA
- the RMR1 gene encoding receptor homology region transmembrane domain ring H2 motif protein 1 (receptor homology region transmembrane domain ring H2 motif protein 1 (RMR1); FUNCTIONS IN: peptidase activity, zinc ion binding; INVOLVED IN: intracellular protein transport; LOCATED IN: extrinsic to vacuolar membrane; EXPRESSED IN: 19 plant structures; EXPRESSED DURING: 11 growth stages; CONTAINS InterPro DOMAIN/s: Protease-associated PA (InterPro:IPR003137), Zinc finger, RING-type (InterPro:IPR001841), Zinc finger, C3HC4 RING-type (InterPro:IPR018957); BEST Arabidopsis thaliana protein match is: Protease-associated (PA) RING/U-box zinc finger family protein (TAIR:AT1G71980.1); Has 35333 Blast hits to 34131 proteins in 2444 species: Archae - 798; Bacteria - 22429; Metazoa - 974; Fungi - 991; Plants - 531; Viruses - 0; Other Eukaryotes - 9610 (source: NCBI BLink).): MRLVVSSCLLVAAPFLSSLLRVSLATVVLNSISASFADLPAKFDGSVTKNGICGALYVADPLDGCSPLLHAAASNWTQHRTTKFALIIRGECSFEDKLLNAQNSGFQAVIVYDNIDNEDLIVMKVNPQDITVDAVFVSNVAGEILRKYARGRDGECCLNPPDRGSAWTVLAISFFSLLLIVTFLLIAFFAPRHWTQWRGRHTRTIRLDAKLVHTLPCFTFTDSAHHKAGETCAICLEDYRFGESLRLLPCQHAFHLNCIDSWLTKWGTSCPVCKHDIRTETMSSEVILLD; this comes from the exons atgagactCGTCGTCTCAAGCTGTCTACTAGTTGCAGCTccttttctctcctctctgtTACGAGTCTCACTCGCCACTGTTGTCCTCAATTCCATCTCCGCCTCTTTTGCCGATCTCCCAGCCAAATTTG ACGGCTCCGTGACCAAAAACGGAATCTGTGGAGCTCTATACGTCGCAGATCCTCTCGACGGTTGCTCACCGCTTCTCCACGCCGCCGCATCCAACTGGACGCAACACAGAACTACTAAGTTCGCTTTGATAATCAGAGGCGAATGTTCTTTTGAGGATAAGCTGCTCAATGCCCAGAACTCAGGTTTTCAAGCTGTGATTGTCTATGACAACATTGACAACGAAGATCTCATCGTCA TGAAGGTGAACCCTCAGGACATTACAGTTGATGCAGTCTTCGTTTCAAATGTCGCCGGTGAGATTTTGAGAAAGTACGCGAGAGGCCGAGATGGTGAATGCTGCCTTAATCCGCCAGACAGAGGGAGCGCTTGGACTGTGTTGgccatctccttcttctctctccttcttaTAGTCACTTTCCTGTTGATTGCCTTCTTTGCACCCAGACACTGGACCCAATGGCGAGGGAGGCACACCAGGACCATCAGGTTAGATGCAAAGCTCGTCCACACACTCCCCTGCTTCACCTTCACTGATTCTGCTCACCACAAGGCCGGGGAAACATGTGCTATATGTCTCGAGGATTACAGATTTGGAGAAAGCCTCAGACTTCTCCCCTGCCAACATG CTTTTCACTTGAATTGCATCGACTCTTGGTTGACAAAATGGGGTACATCTTGCCCTGTGTGCAAGCATGACATAAGAACCGAGACTATGTCTTCTGAGGTGATCCTGTTAGACTGA